From Neospora caninum Liverpool complete genome, chromosome VIII, a single genomic window includes:
- a CDS encoding SRS domain-containing protein, whose amino-acid sequence MAHSSGVNRPGSDVSGSVLQVSRGLGVRMGLRAILVFVSTFLFLDFPPFCGCVRALADEPTDPACVTNEAVTKCTSTKTDARDKALTATLSEKKNILEIACKNPELKCAPDGLESNEVCPSTTASLKDCKNENRDSTPTPFDINTLLSGSPKDVSWRNCVDATCTTKKLEIPPENFPFVDQKFMVGCVKGDTNDTMKVTVTLEARASATEDQAVKCAYGVNSNKAHQTVTLTPEKNSFTLACGDQGDILPTNYKKEYCVSESGNEASDSCTGAYNGIFPNYEETWWTTTPHTNEYKFTIPEGQFPAEEQKITVGCQKKATAEPGKQRTESEEKGSSVCSVDVTVVASAASSAASTSGMAVMLSLAALVSTPLL is encoded by the coding sequence ATGGCACATTCTTCGGGCGTGAACCGCCCGGGTTCCGATGTCTCCGGCTCGGTGTTGCAGGTTTCCCGGGGACTCGGAGTCCGAATGGGGCTACGAGCGATTTTAGTTTTTGTGAGCACGTTCCTGTTTTTAGACTTTCCACCATTTTGCGGGTGCGTCCGAGCTCTGGCTGACGAACCAACAGACCCAGCCTGTGTGACTAACGAGGCCGTGACCAAGTGCACTAGCACAAAAActgacgcgagagacaaggcacTCACAGCAACTCTctctgaaaaaaaaaacatCCTTGAAATTGCTTGCAAGAATCCTGAGCTGAAATGCGCTCCCGATGGCTTGGAGAGCAACGAGGTCTGCCCTTCAACCACAGCCAGCCTGAAGGATTGCAAAAACGAAAACCGAGACAGCACCCCTACGCCATTCGACATCAACACCCTCCTCAGCGGTTCCCCAAAAGACGTGTCCTGGAGGAATTGCGTGGATGCGACGTGCACTACTAAGAAGCTAGAGATCCCTCCTGAAAACTTTCCCTTTGTCGACCAAAAGTTCATGGTCGGTTGCGTGAAAGGCGATACAAACGATACAATGAAGGTGACAGTGACGCTGGAAGCGAGAGCAAGTGCGACGGAAGACCAAGCCGTCAAATGTGCTTACGGAGTGAATAGCAATAAAGCCCACCAAACGGTCACACTGACtccggagaagaacagcttCACTCTGGCGTGTGGCGACCAGGGAGACATTCTGCCGACAAATTACAAAAAGGAGTACTGCGTGAGTGAATCCGGGAACGAAGCCTCCGACTCCTGCACTGGGGCGTACAACGGCATTTTCCCGAATTACGAAGAGACATGGTGGACGACAACCCCACACACCAACGAGTACAAGTTCACGATTCCAGAAGGGCAATTCCCggcagaggaacagaagatcACTGTTGGCTGTCAAAAGAAGGCCACTGCTGAgccgggaaaacagaggacggagagcgaagaaaagggttCGAGTGTGTGCAGCGTTGACGTGACGGTTGTGGCATCAGCAGCATCATCTGCCGCATCGACAAGTGGAATGGCCGTTATGTTGTCGTTGGCAGCATTGGTCTCCACACCTCTACTGTAG
- a CDS encoding SRS domain-containing protein, whose amino-acid sequence MAPSPRVNRPGSDVSGSVLQVSRGLGVRMGLRVILVFVSMFLLSDFPSCPGCVRALADEPTDPACVIAGAVTKCTCTSKEVTNKDLTATLSQEKNVLEIACKKDQLKCAPDGLESNEVCPSTTPSLKDCKNEKQDSPPAPFNINTLLSGSSPSVSWQPCADGVPPCTTKQLTIPPENFPFVDQKFMVGCVEAETTDTMKVTVTLEARPSETEDQTVNCAYGVNSNKAHQTVTLTPEKNSFTLACGDQGDILPTNYKEEYCMSETGTEASKSCTGAYEGIFTNYETTWWTTESDANAYKFTIPDGQFPAEEQKITVGCQRTTSAEPGKQSTKTDEKDSSVCSVDVTIVGSAASPVKLTSGMAVVWLSFTVIVSSSLL is encoded by the coding sequence AtggcgccgtctcctcgcgtgAACCGCCCGGGTTCCGATGTCTCCGGCTCGGTGTTGCAGGTTTCCCGGGGACTCGGAGTCCGAATGGGACTACGAGTGATTTTAGTTTTTGTGAGCATGTTCCTATTGTCAGACTTTCCATCATGTCCCGGATGCGTCCGAGCCTTGGCTGACGAACCAACGGACCCAGCCTGTGTGATTGCCGGGGCTGTGACCAAGTGCACTTGCACAAGCAAGGAGGTGACTAACAAGGATCTCACAGCAACCCTGTCTCAAGAGAAAAACGTCCTTGAAATTGCTTGCAAAAAAGATCAGCTGAAATGCGCTCCCGATGGCCTGGAGAGCAACGAGGTCTGCCCTTCAACTACACCCAGCCTAAAGGATTGCAAAAATGAAAAGCAAGATAGCCCCCCTGCGCCATTCAACATCAACACGCTTCTCAGTGGTTCCTCACCAAGCGTATCCTGGCAGCCCTGTGCTGACGGTGTCCCACCGTGCACCACTAAGCAGCTGACGATCCCTCCTGAAAACTTTCCCTTTGTCGACCAAAAGTTCATGGTCGGTTGCgtcgaagcagagacaacagaTACAATGAAGGTGACAGTGACGCTGGAAGCGAGGCCGAGTGAGACGGAAGACCAAACTGTCAATTGTGCTTACGGAGTGAATAGCAATAAAGCCCACCAAACGGTCACACTGACtccggagaagaacagcttCACTCTGGCGTGTGGCGACCAGGGAGACATTCTGCCGACAAATTACAAAGAGGAGTACTGCATGAGTGAAACCGGGACGGAAGCATCCAAGTCCTGCACTGGGGCGTACGAAGGTATTTTCACGAATTATGAAACGACCTGGTGGACGACAGAGTCAGACGCCAACGCGTACAAGTTCACGATTCCAGATGGGCAGTTCCCggcagaggaacagaagattACGGTTGGCTGTCAGAGAACGACGTCCGCTGAGCCCGGAAAGCAGAGCACGAAAACCGATGAAAAGGATTCGAGTGTGTGTAGCGTTGATGTGACGATTGTGGGATCGGCCGCTTCACCCGTGAAATTGACAAGTGGGATGGCTGTTGTGTGGCTTTCTTTCACGGTTATTGTCTCCTCATCTCTTTTGTAG
- a CDS encoding SRS domain-containing protein, with product MALSFLVNCAGSEVPSRVSRIPRGLGERMRLRTFLVCVSTFLLLYTLSFSGCFRVLADGATDPRCVSTGPVTRCTCERSPGSNTPLTATLSKEKNVLEIGCSQSDLKCAPEELGTNEVCPSTTTSLKDCKNGDARTSTTKPININTLLSGSSTAVSWQSCEDVGEVPCTKKKLTIPPENFPFVDQKFVVGCVDDTKANDKMTVTVTLEARASATEDHIVKCAYGKNSNPTHQTVTLTPEKNSFTLVCGDKGDVLPTNYKEEYCVSETGTEASESCTGAYDGIFPNFETTWWTTTANSNEYKFTIPDGQFPAEEQKITVGCQKKTAGETEKNRHGSEKEDEAKSTVCSVDVTIVASAASSGALTSGMAVLLLSLAGFSPYLCCSELFS from the coding sequence ATggcgctttcttttctcgttaACTGCGCGGGTTCCGAGGTCCCCTCCAGAGTGTCCCGGATTCCCCGGGGACTCGGAGAGCGAATGAGACTACGAACGTTCCTAGTGTGTGTTAGCACGTTCCTGCTGTTATACACTCTATCGTTTTCCGGGTGCTTCCGGGTTCTGGCTGACGGAGCAACCGACCCAAGATGTGTGAGTACAGGGCCTGTGACCAGGTGCACTTGCGAGCGAAGCCCCGGCTCTAACACGCCACTGACAGCAACCCTTTCtaaagagaaaaacgttcTTGAAATCGGCTGCAGCCAATCTGACCTGAAATGTGCTCCCGAAGAGCTGGGTACCAATGAGGTCTGCCCTTCTACCACAACCAGCCTGAAGGATTGCAAAAATGGAGACGCACGAACCAGCACCACAAAACCTATTAATATCAACACCCTTCTCAGTGGTTCCTCAACAGCCGTATCCTGGCAGTCATGTGAAGACGTTGGTGAAGTTCCGTGCACCAAAAAAAAGCTAACGATCCCTCCTGAAAATTTTCCTTTTGTGGACCAAAAGTTCGTTGTCGGTTGCGTAGATGACACCAAGGCGAATGACAAAATGACGGTGACGGTGACGCTGGAAGCGAGAGCAAGTGCGACGGAAGATCACATCGTCAAATGTGCGTACGGAAAGAATAGCAATCCAACACACCAAACAGTCACCCTGACtccggagaagaacagcttCACTCTTGTGTGTGGCGACAAGGGAGACGTTCTCCCGACAAATTACAAAGAGGAGTACTGCGTGAGTGAAACCGGGACGGAAGCATCCGAGTCCTGCACTGGAGCGTACGACGGCATTTTCCCGAATTTCGAAACGACCTGGTGGACCACAACAGCAAACAGCAATGAGTACAAGTTCACGATTCCAGATGGGCAGTTCCCGGCGGAGGAACAGAAAATTACAGTTGGCTgccagaagaagacagccgGTGAAACTGAGAAGAACAGACACGGAagtgagaaagaagacgaagcgaagtCGACCGTGTGCAGCGTTGATGTGACGATTGTGGCATCTGCAGCATCATCTGGGGCCTTGACTAGTGGCATGGCCGTTCTGTTGCTATCATTGGCGGGATTTTCTCCTTACCTCTGCTGCAGTGAGTTATTTTCTTGA